One segment of Podospora pseudopauciseta strain CBS 411.78 chromosome 5 map unlocalized CBS411.78m_5.2, whole genome shotgun sequence DNA contains the following:
- the APC1 gene encoding Anaphase-promoting complex subunit 1 (antiSMASH:Cluster_2; BUSCO:EOG0926049S; COG:D; COG:O; EggNog:ENOG503NUCJ), whose amino-acid sequence MASIASLGVHQPTGLRHAIQEGILDPDPPPSTYTWDISLSKDGDNEYEDELLTTKNCVLWSRGGVFRKSFKFDLENEPIAQALLANFPASAEHQSRDNDKQKKKALEKPNLSKALVVFLKTQAHIYFLSGASHVVHMPFEVESACAAPCGVIIQRKPRANNTAPVSLRLPKVPPNSFVSFQPPPSSSNTQRGPEFSTEGLGNPKVLPLRLSSTLENMWQPPMETSESHWPRLVCLTDPLLEIGLVVTQQDRTKPPRGRRGSTGPLFLSPAEEMLHIESVKLPNLPASEAGGLHIAVTVNREAGMYTVWRLTYLENEDPFLSKKKKRRTSSSRRRSSMAPGLPSGAATPIHPSMRESFGAPLPGKRTRKSVRIEESEKALDNALNSLDPDKRNDATRRQSRRVSSLLARADLSASQDRATFTEQSSRRLDSQGSQRARMSSGYAGSVFSSSFSGNRDLNSLHEAPVDNLLDELRAGGDFEGFHSMGLEDHDFDGLTREMMLTKIHSFSMDNANLRYSLSDKPARTHSKVFILASPPTATDEQGRAMLLVGIQDPVDRRLQLLTLHVDIRDEKITTKSAMKSFSNPSSLTIVPGEPRRVQSVVDSCKLSDGHETIMILSEDTSGGRELSLQSPWGKVTTVTLPLLFSDNLHSLDYAGSHKVNKEVRGRRSMGIGMTCTQIDSVCHSNSRGVVDLRDKDGRFHRVRIQLQPSSPQIRRVLDTCRSVLPTPYADKLLAGWWHIMQWLQSGRVRGLSRPIVDKEWTALVILLFSSFLALRHNSETSLRSYGEGAAQPPCPKSWDTMRVYENPSSSACPPWTRTKAWRWLLDTPVFEPAPVTAESGPRPPSFLAIHIELAQRWMASSGGVLAFGFDGYLPTALGRGSPGRSNAAWSMMMALHLFLEEQKLNILSPEDTIHGQVDLRTALCQVSRWLGWQRHEAIYALGIDVELESVHDLVPTLAAEVVEPPTCFCVLSWIQDHLAYGKGGKFPTLPLVYSTGCPDAVSGKSRSQLWSSLTPRSLMFAKFFGLLGTTTNRYEVVVAMYEARFTSQILETLPEAVLTPLQDIIFMCQPNPPPSWSKELLSLVSRTDISTVLRPSKTWRPIGAEINAPSHAAKWDVRMLCQHLDDFHDRAEETEATERQAVVRSLFREDRRLNEAQNLLSTSKHRVVRLNPKPGTTEPEYLEQQKQLVATVATSTLAIPAGRGLLYFALRFPLLTQKYQINGFQLTCVVQPINNSVGVDKAMFTEEKINWAFFHQGVSGGLAISPHAKGIDTSWILYNKPGSDLNNRHAGFLLALGLNGHLKSVAKWVAFKYLTPKHTMTSIGLLLGLAASYLGTMDSLITRLLSVHVTRMLPRGAAELNLSHHTQTTGIMGIGLLYCNSQHRRMSEIMMSEIEYLEDGEEENPLRDEGYRLAAGFALGFINLGKGGDLKGLRDMRLTEKLLTIATSTKRVELAHVLDRAAAGAVMAIALIFMKSEDHIVARKIDVPDTTLQFDYVRPDVLLLRTVAKNVILWKEIKPTFDWIKSSLPSIYHSRARLSSTRKLQSRDMSFFSILAGICFSLGLRFAGSANIQVRDLLVHYLDEFVRIVRSPVTNFDAELARSNARMCMDLVALSCATVMAGTGDITVLRRLRGLHGRDDKSTTYGSHMAAHLAIGALFLGCGTATFGTSNLATAALLVAFYPLFPANVQDNRAHLQAFRHFWVLATEPRCLVAKDLATGQPMNTPINIHLKPGSATAVAAASQTGSDATDPEVVILRRQTPCLLPPLDDVLRVATDAGGLGCWDLTIDFQNQPSLADEFRNNQSVYLRRRPAHEGTFPATLRALGSSEVVDKGLGGRDPMEWVFELQALRDLTHAERGLVLDRLGSSGGGVGEGEGASTAVDAKLVLRAGLDTEGWSRDRLLGLRLLFEWAERRGVFAGRVVDKTEAGEGKGRKKGKTPAKNGKKVSMSVGVEGQGGGKSEGVVGGRERELDAVERELDAVERGEVWWMRDSVIGELKGRAWLAGRDT is encoded by the exons ATGGCCTCGATTGCTTCACTCGGGGTGCATCAACCCACCGGCTTGCGACATGCCATTCAAGAAGGGATACTCGACCCTGACCCGCCTCCATCTACCTACACGTGGGACATCAGCCTTAGCAAGGACGGTGATAACGAATATGAGGATGAACTGCTCACGACGAAGAACTGTGTGCTCTGGTCCCGCGGCGGGGTCTTTCGAAAGAGCTTCAAATTCGACCTCGAAAACGAACCTATCGCCCAAGCCCTCCTAGCCAACTTCCCTGCCTCGGCCGAACACCAGTCTAGAGATAACGAcaagcaaaagaagaaggctctCGAAAAGCCCAACCTCTCGAAAGCtctcgtcgtcttcctcaAGACCCAGGCGCACATCTACTTCCTCTCCGGTGCCAGCCATGTCGTCCACATGCCCTTCGAAGTCGAGTCTGCCTGCGCAGCACCATGTGGTGTCATCATTCAACGCAAGCCACGGGCGAACAATACAGCTCCGGTTTCGTTGCGTCTCCCGAAAGTACCGCCCAACTCCTTCGTGTCGTTCCAGCCGCCGCCATCGTCGTCCAATACCCAACGAGGGCCCGAGTTCTCGACCGAGGGGCTGGGCAACCCGAAAGTACTGCCCCTCCGACTCAGCTCGACACTGGAAAATATGTGGCAACCTCCTATGGAAACAAGTGAAAGTCACTGGCCTCGGCTTGTTTGCCTGACGGATCCGTTGTTGGAAATCGGACTGGTGGTGACACAGCAAGATCGGACGAAGCCTCCAAGGGGTCGGAGGGGTTCGACCGGGCCCCTGTTTCTCAGTCCTGCCGAAGAAATGCTTCACATAGAGTCTGTCAAGCTCCCGAATCTACCGGCATCGGAAGCTGGGGGCTTGCATATTGCCGTTACCGTTAACCGCGAAGCCGGCATGTACACAGTTTGGCGACTGACCTATCTAGAGAATGAGGACCCATTTCtgagcaaaaagaagaagaggagaacATCATCTTCGCGGCGACGTAGTTCTATGGCTCCAGGCCTGCCAAGCGGAGCTGCCACCCCGATTCACCCGTCCATGAGAGAGAGCTTTGGTGCACCACTTCCAGGCAAAAGAACCAGGAAGAGCGTTAGGATCGAGGAAAGCGAAAAGGCCTTGGACAATGCTCTCAACTCTTTGGATCCGGACAAGCGCAACGATGCTACTCGGAGGCAGTCACGCCGAGTAAGCTCTCTGTTGGCTCGTGCTGATCTGTCTGCATCTCAAGATCGAGCAACCTTCACCGAACAGTCAAGCAGGAGGCTAGACTCCCAGGGGAGCCAGCGTGCTCGCATGAGTAGTGGATATGCCGGTTCAGTATTCAGTAGCAGCTTCAGCGGCAATCGAGACTTGAACAGCCTCCATGAAGCGCCGGTGGATAACCTGCTGGACGAGCTTCgtgctggtggtgatttTGAGGGGTTTCATAGTATGGGTCTGGAGGATCACGACTTTGATGGACTGACACGGGAGATGATGCTTACCAAGATCCACAGCTTCAGCATGGACAACGCCAACCTGCGATACTCTCTATCGGACAAGCCTGCCAGGACACACTCCAAGGTCTTTATACTTGCTAGCCCTCCTACTGCCACGGATGAGCAAGGGCGCGCCATGCTTCTTGTTGGTATCCAGGACCCTGTCGACAGGAGACTCCAGCTTCTGACCCTCCATGTCGATATTCGTGACGAGAAGATCACAACAAAAAGTGCCATGAAAAGTTTCTCAAACCCAAGCAGCCTCACTATTGTTCCCGGAGAGCCCCGGAGGGTTCAAAGCGTGGTCGATTCATGCAAACTATCCGACGGGCATGAGACCATCATGATCTTGTCTGAAGACACCTCCGGCGGAAGAGAGCTCAGCCTGCAGTCCCCTTGGGGCAAAGTAACGACTGTAACATTACCATTGTTATTTTCTGACAACCTGCACAGCCTCGATTACGCAGGCAGCCACAAGGTCAACAAAGAGGTTCGAGGCAGGCGGTCGATGGGCATTGGCATGACCTGCACTCAGATAGATTCCGTCTGTCACTCAAACTCGCGTGGTGTGGTTGACCTTCGAGACAAGGACGGCAGGTTTCATCGAGTGAGAATCCAGTTGCAGCCTTCATCGCCTCAAATACGTCGCGTCCTGGATACTTGCCGGAGTGTCCTACCTACTCCTTATGCCGACAAGCTACTGGCAGGGTGGTGGCACATCATGCAGTGGCTTCAGAGCGGGCGTGTTCGGGGTCTAAGCCGCCCCATAGTGGACAAGGAATGGACAGCACTCGTTATACTGCTCTTTTCCAGCTTCCTCGCCTTGCGGCACAACAGTGAGACTTCCCTCAGGAGCTATGGGGAGGGCGCAGCACAGCCCCCATGCCCAAAGAGCTGGGACACGATGCGCGTCTACGAAAACCCCAGCTCATCAGCGTGCCCGCCTTGGACTCGCACCAAAGCATGGCGGTGGCTTCTTGATACTCCCGTCTTTGAACCGGCCCCCGTGACTGCCGAATCAGGCCCTCGTCCACCAAGCTTCCTTGCTATTCACATCGAACTAGCGCAGAGATGGATGGCGTCTTCTGGCGGCGTACTGGCTTTTGGCTTTGATGGATACCTTCCCACGGCTCTCGGCAGAGGTAGCCCTGGACGCAGTAATGCAGCATGGAGTATGATGATGGCGCTCCATCTTTTCCTCGAGGAACAGAAACTGAACATTCTGTCTCCCGAGGATACGATACACGGCCAGGTCGATTTGAGGACAGCGCTCTGCCAGGTCTCTAGGTGGCTCGGCTGGCAGAGGCACGAAGCCATTTATGCGCTGGGCATAGACGTGGAACTGGAATCAGTACATGATCTGGTTCCTACTCTCGCGGCCGAGGTAGTTGAACCGCCGACCTGCTTTTGCGTGCTGAGCTGGATTCAGGACCATCTTGCATACGGTAAGGGGGGCAAGTTCCCGACATTGCCTCTCGTCTACTCCACTGGCTGCCCAGATGCAGTTTCTGGAAAGTCAAGATCGCAGCTCTGGTCATCCTTAACACCTCGATCGCTCATGTTTGCCAAGTTCTTTGGTCTTCTTGGCACCACAACGAACCGGTACGAAGTGGTTGTGGCCATGTATGAGGCTCGTTTCACATCACAAATTCTCGAAACATTGCCGGAGGCAGTTCTCACGCCTTTACAGGACATTATATTCATGTGTCAACCAAACCCACCGCCTTCGTGGTCCAAGGAGCTACTCTCTCTAGTGAGTCGGACTGACATCAGCACTGTCTTGCGGCCATCAAAGACATGGCGACCAATTGGGGCTGAGATCAAT GCCCCATCACACGCTGCGAAATGGGATGTGCGAATGCTGTGTCAGCACCTCGACGACTTCCACGACCGCGCAGAGGAGACAGAGGCCACAGAACGCCAGGCCGTGGTGCGCTCCTTGTTTAGAGAAGACAGACGGCTCAATGAGGCTCAGAATCTCTTATCAACATCCAAGCACCGCGTCGTCCgcctcaaccccaagccgGGCACAACGGAGCCAGAGTATCTCGAGCAACAAAAGCAGCTTGTCGCTACTGTGGCGACGAGTACCCTTGCCATACCAGCAGGCAGGGGCCTCTTGTACTTTGCTCTTCGCTTTCCACTTCTTACTCAAAAATATCAGATCAACGGATTCCAGCTCACATGCGTCGTCCAGCCGATTAACAACTCGGTCGGCGTGGACAAGGCCATGTTTACTGAGGAAAAGATTAACTGGGCCTTCTTCCACCAGGGCGTCTCGGGTGGACTTGCCATCTCACCTCATGCAAAAGGCATTGACACATCGTGGATTCTGTACAACAAGCCGGGGTCAGATTTGAACAATCGACATGCCGGATTTCTGCTCGCCCTCGGCCTGAACGGTCATCTCAAGTCGGTCGCCAAGTGGGTTGCGTTCAAGTACCTCACACCCAAGCATACTATGACATCCATTGGCCTACTTCTCGGCCTGGCAGCCTCGTATCTGGGGACCATGGACTCGCTGATCACGCGCCTTCTGTCGGTGCACGTCACTCGTATGCTGCCGAGAGGGGCTGCCGAGCTCAACTTGTCGCACCACACCCAAACCACTGGCATCATGGGCATTGGGCTTCTTTACTGCAACAGCCAACACCGCCGCATGAGCGAGATCATGATGTCGGAAATCGAGTATctcgaggatggagaggaggagaaccCACTTCGCGACGAAGGCTATCGTCTGGCTGCCGGCTTTGCTTTGGGCTTCATCAACCTCGGCAAAGGAGGCGACCTGAAGGGGCTGAGAGATATGCGCTTGACGGAAAAGCTCCTGACAATCGCCACGTCCACCAAGCGCGTGGAGCTGGCTCATGTCTTGGACCGTGCCGCTGCTGGCGCTGTGATGGCTATTGCCCTCATTTTCATGAAGTCTGAGGATCATATTGTTGCACGCAAGATTGATGTTCCTGACACAACGTTGCAGTTTGACTATGTCCGGCCTGATGTTTTGCTTTTGAGGACGGTGGCGAAGAATGTTATTCTTTGGAAGGAGATCAAACCTACCTTTGACTGGATCAAGAGCAGTTTGCCTTCTATTTATCATTCACGGGCACGTCTGAGTAGCACTCGGAAGCTTCAAAGCAGGGACATGTCTTTTTTCTCCATCTTGGCTGGCATTTGCTTTTCGCTGGGCCTTCGGTTCGCCGGCTCGGCGAATATCCAAGTTCGGGATCTGCTTGTTCACTACCTCGACGAGTTTGTACGGATCGTTAGAAGCCCGGTGACGAACTTTGACGCGGAGCTAGCTCGCAGCAACGCGAGGATGTGTATGGATCTGGTGGCGCTGTCTTGCGCCACGGTGATGGCCGGGACGGGGGACATCACTGTGCTCCGTCGTTTGAGAGGTCTGCACGGTCGAGACGACAAGAGCACCACGTACGGAAGCCACATGGCTGCTCACCTGGCGATTGGCGCTCTGTTTTTGGGGTGCGGAACCGCCACGTTTGGGACGAGTAACCTTGCCACTGCTGCTCTCCTGGTCGCTTTTTACCCGCTGTTTCCTGCCAACGTCCAAGACAATCGGGCGCATCTGCAGGCGTTTCGTCACTTTTGGGTTCTGGCTACGGAACCCCGGTGTTTGGTTGCGAAGGATTTGGCTACCGGTCAGCCGATGAACACGCCGATTAATATCCATTTGAAACCGGGGTCTGCGACGGCTGTGGCGGCGGCGTCGCAGACGGGGAGTGATGCGACAGATCCGGAGGTTGTTATCCTCCGGCGGCAGACTCCTTGCTTGCTTCCGCCGCTAGATGATGTCTTACGTGTTGCCACGGACGCTGGTGGACTGGGTTGTTGGGATTTGACGATTGATTTTCAAAATCAGCCCAGTCTGGCGGATGAGTTCAGGAACAACCAGAGTGTTTATTTGCGGAGGAGACCGGCGCATGAGGGGACTTTCCCGGCTACGTTGCGCGCGCTGGGGAGTAGCGAGGTTGTTGACaaggggttgggtgggagggatcCGATGGAGTGGGTTTTCGAGTTGCAGGCGCTGCGGGATTTGACGCACgcggagagggggttggtgcttGATCGGTTGGGGAGtagtggtgggggggtgggcgagggggagggggcgagcACGGCTGTGGATGCCAagctggtgttgagggcTGGGTTGGATACGGAGGGGTGGTCGAGGGAtaggttgttggggttgaggttgttgtttgagtgggccgagaggaggggggtttttgctgggagggtggtggacaagacagaggctggggaggggaaggggaggaagaaggggaagacgCCTGCCAAAAACGGGAAAAAGGTTTCTATGTCTGTTGGGGTCGAGGGACAAGGTGGGGGGAAgagtgagggggtggttggagggagggagagggagttggatgcagtggagagggagttagatgcggtggagaggggggaggtttggtggATGAGGGATAGTGTAATTGGGGAGTTGAAGGGAAGGGCGTGGCTAGCGGGGAGGGATACGTGA